The following is a genomic window from Deferribacterota bacterium.
TATTATAGCCACTATTTATAATGACTATTTTACCATTTCAAAAAAATTAGATTTTTATATTATCACTTTTGCTATTATTACAGCAGGTGCAATCGGGGATCTTGTAGAATCTATGTTTAAAAGAAGTTGCAATGTAAAGGATAGTGGCCAGGTTATACCAGGGCATGGTGGCCTACTTGACAAGATAGATTCTCTTTTATTTGCAGTGCCCATTATATATTTATATATTTTTTTTAGAACATAATGAAAAAAATTGGCATAATTGGTTCTACTGGTTATATAGGTAGACAAACTTTAGATGTTGTTGAAAGAAATAAAGATTATTTTGAACTTATATTTATAAGTTGCCATAAAAATATAGAACTTATTAAAAAACAAAAAACTGTACATAACCCTAAATACATCGTTGCAACAGGTATAAAAAAAAATTATAGGGATAATAACTTATATTTTGGCTGGGATAGTATTAAAAGTATAATAGAGAGTCAACATTTAGATCTATTAGTTGTTGCAGCAAGTGGCATAGATTGCATATATACTATTTTATATGCACTTGAAAATAAAATTAATATAGCAACAGCCAATAAGGAAACAATTGTTTTAGCCGGAAATATAATAATGGAGCTTGCAAATATTAATAACATCAATATTATACCTATTGATTCGGAACATTCAGGGGTTTTCCAGTGTCTGCAAGGCAATAAAAAAGAACATATTAGAGATATAATAATTACAGCCTCAGGTGGCCCTTTTTTAGATAAAAAGAGAGATGAATTAAAAGACATAACATTAAAAGATGCTTTAAAACACCCTGTATGGCCAATGGGTAATAGTATAACAATAGATTCTGCAACTATGATGAATAAGGCTTTAGAGCTTATTGAACTTCACTATTTGTTTAATATGCCAGCAGATCAGCTCTCAACAATAATACACCCACAGGCAATAATTCATTCATTTGTCAACTTTATCGATGGTAGTACAATTGCTCAATTAAGCGTGCCAGATATGAGGATACCTATAACTTACGCGCTAACATATCCAAATAGAATAGTGGCAGATTATACCTTGTTAGATCTTGCAAATGTGGGCAATCTAACTTTTATAAAACCTAACTACAAAAGGTTTCCACTTTTAGCTAAGGTAAAAGATATTATAAAATCTAGTTTCAACAGCTATACTGTAGCTCTACTAACTGCAAATGAATTAGCTGTTAATGCTTTTTTAAATGAGAAAATACCCTTTTTAGCAATCGAATATATAATTGAAAAAACCCTTGATACAATAAAACCTTTGAAACTAAAATCTATTGATGATATTCTAAGCTTTAGGAATTATATTAAAATTAAAATAAATAACAAAATAGAGGAATATAACAAATGATTGGAATTATATCTGCTATATTAGTTTTTGCGTTATTAATATTTATCCATGAACTTGGCCACTTTATAGTTGCCAAACTAAATAAGGTATATGTTGAACGCTTTTCTATTGGTTTTGGACCAATAATTTATTCAAAAAATATTGGAGAAACTGAATATGCTATTTCCCTACTTCCTCTTGGGGGCTATGTAAAAATGTATGGAGAGGATCCCACCAGTGAAGTTGATGAAAAATTGTCTAATAAAGCCTTCTCAAAAAAACCCCTTATCTCTAGAATATTAATTGTTTCTGCTGGGCCAATAGCCAACTTTTTTTTGGCTGTTGTGCTCTTTTTTATAGTATTTATGATAGGAGTGCCGAAGTTATTGCCCATTGTAGGGGAGGTTAAAAAGGATATGCCTGCCTATGGCATACTTGAAAATGGCGATAAAATAATCTCTATAAATGGCAAAAAAATTAAATTTTGGGAGGAGATGAGTTCTATTGTAAAGGAAAATCCTGACAATAAGCTAACATTAGAGATAGAAAGAAAGGG
Proteins encoded in this region:
- the dxr gene encoding 1-deoxy-D-xylulose-5-phosphate reductoisomerase, giving the protein MKKIGIIGSTGYIGRQTLDVVERNKDYFELIFISCHKNIELIKKQKTVHNPKYIVATGIKKNYRDNNLYFGWDSIKSIIESQHLDLLVVAASGIDCIYTILYALENKINIATANKETIVLAGNIIMELANINNINIIPIDSEHSGVFQCLQGNKKEHIRDIIITASGGPFLDKKRDELKDITLKDALKHPVWPMGNSITIDSATMMNKALELIELHYLFNMPADQLSTIIHPQAIIHSFVNFIDGSTIAQLSVPDMRIPITYALTYPNRIVADYTLLDLANVGNLTFIKPNYKRFPLLAKVKDIIKSSFNSYTVALLTANELAVNAFLNEKIPFLAIEYIIEKTLDTIKPLKLKSIDDILSFRNYIKIKINNKIEEYNK
- the rseP gene encoding RIP metalloprotease RseP: MIGIISAILVFALLIFIHELGHFIVAKLNKVYVERFSIGFGPIIYSKNIGETEYAISLLPLGGYVKMYGEDPTSEVDEKLSNKAFSKKPLISRILIVSAGPIANFFLAVVLFFIVFMIGVPKLLPIVGEVKKDMPAYGILENGDKIISINGKKIKFWEEMSSIVKENPDNKLTLEIERKGQIKKVTITPSLEESQNIFGEKIKVGLIGITPSNDITTVRYNPLESLSMAVARTYEITKLTLVGIVKIFQRVVPADNIGGPILIFQMAKDTAEAGLNSLLVFTSVISINLAILNLLPIPVLDGGHLFFYFIEAIRRKPVSLKAREVGQIIGLALILALTFFAFYNDIIRIIKN